From a region of the Deinococcus misasensis DSM 22328 genome:
- the abc-f gene encoding ribosomal protection-like ABC-F family protein: protein MLVQLNNILKYYGQQTVLEDLTFALHAGERVALVGRNGAGKSTVLKLITGEEDPTFGEVRRAQGTTIGMLRQDPDFDPEDTIQSVLDSAFHELDLLEEQLEHLQARLGEATDADFQAYHDLLEHYQLRGGYERRARRDAVLLNFGFRGREFERIGGLSGGEKTRLGLAKLLVSNPEILLLDEPTNHLDIKMLEWLEGFLSRYAGAILVVSHDRAFLDNVTNKTAYIRDRQLKVYPGNYSQFRQLLEAEMEHQLKVFEAQQRKIDAFKGAVELNRVWARKNSQLFKRVHAMEKRLERMQSQQVDAPPPDEDVTEVQFTCEDSGEVVLDARHLSKNFAGRQLFKDVAVHVRKGEKIALIGMNGAGKSTFLKSLLGLLDSDDPRSSVKTGARVRVGYYDQQLRGVDPESTLYDEVRALVEKDQEAHNLLGAYMFPYDAQSKQVKNLSGGERARLALLKLSLQRYNFLVLDEPTNHLDMEMVESLEDALQDYPGTLLMVSHDRRFIENLSDQIWLLEDGQFYSYPGGYQYYRQKHIPVGQKTEEVKVKVKRERSGPSLWHLKRKLEQIETDIQSTEEQQQKAAQALNEAAPDADFAALGKSLADLEAKLMDLMEQWEELSTQIAGIEA from the coding sequence GTGCTGGTACAGTTGAACAACATCCTCAAATATTACGGTCAACAGACCGTTCTCGAAGACCTGACTTTTGCCCTGCATGCCGGAGAACGGGTGGCTCTGGTGGGCCGCAACGGAGCGGGCAAAAGCACGGTTTTGAAGCTCATCACCGGAGAAGAAGACCCCACCTTTGGAGAGGTCAGACGCGCACAGGGCACCACCATTGGCATGCTCAGGCAAGACCCTGATTTTGACCCAGAGGACACCATCCAGAGTGTGCTGGATTCGGCCTTTCATGAACTGGATCTGCTCGAAGAGCAACTGGAGCACCTGCAAGCCCGTCTGGGTGAAGCCACCGATGCCGATTTTCAGGCGTACCACGACCTCCTCGAACACTACCAGTTGCGCGGAGGTTACGAACGCAGGGCCAGAAGGGACGCGGTTCTTCTGAATTTTGGATTCCGAGGTCGGGAGTTTGAACGGATCGGAGGGCTCTCTGGCGGTGAGAAAACCCGTCTGGGTCTGGCCAAACTGCTGGTCTCCAACCCCGAGATCTTGCTGCTTGATGAGCCGACCAACCACCTTGACATCAAAATGCTGGAATGGCTGGAAGGCTTCCTGAGCCGCTATGCAGGAGCCATTCTGGTGGTGTCCCACGACCGGGCTTTTCTGGACAACGTCACCAACAAGACCGCCTACATCCGTGACCGTCAACTGAAGGTTTACCCCGGAAACTACTCCCAATTCCGGCAGTTGCTCGAAGCCGAGATGGAGCATCAGCTGAAGGTTTTTGAAGCCCAGCAACGTAAAATCGATGCCTTCAAAGGGGCTGTGGAACTCAACCGTGTTTGGGCCAGAAAGAACAGCCAACTGTTCAAGCGGGTGCATGCCATGGAAAAACGCCTGGAGCGCATGCAATCCCAGCAGGTGGATGCCCCTCCACCAGACGAAGACGTCACGGAAGTGCAGTTCACCTGCGAAGACTCTGGAGAGGTGGTCCTCGATGCGCGTCACCTGTCCAAGAACTTTGCTGGACGCCAACTGTTCAAGGATGTGGCTGTGCATGTCCGCAAAGGTGAAAAAATCGCCCTGATTGGCATGAATGGGGCAGGGAAGAGCACCTTCCTGAAAAGTTTGCTGGGCCTCTTGGATTCAGACGATCCCCGCAGTTCAGTGAAAACTGGAGCGCGGGTGCGTGTGGGCTACTACGATCAGCAACTGCGTGGTGTGGACCCCGAGAGCACCCTCTACGATGAAGTGCGAGCCCTTGTCGAGAAAGATCAGGAGGCCCACAACCTGCTGGGGGCCTACATGTTCCCCTATGATGCCCAGAGCAAACAGGTCAAAAACCTCTCTGGCGGCGAACGTGCGCGGCTTGCTTTGCTGAAACTTTCCTTGCAGCGCTACAACTTTCTGGTGCTGGACGAGCCGACCAACCACCTCGACATGGAAATGGTGGAAAGCCTGGAAGATGCCCTGCAAGACTATCCAGGCACTTTGCTGATGGTGTCCCACGACCGCCGTTTCATTGAAAACCTTTCCGACCAGATCTGGTTGCTGGAAGACGGCCAGTTTTACAGTTATCCCGGCGGATACCAGTATTACCGTCAGAAACACATTCCCGTAGGCCAGAAAACCGAAGAGGTCAAAGTCAAGGTCAAGCGGGAACGTTCCGGCCCGAGCCTCTGGCACCTGAAGCGCAAACTGGAGCAGATCGAAACGGACATCCAGAGCACTGAAGAACAGCAACAAAAAGCCGCTCAGGCACTCAACGAGGCTGCACCTGATGCGGATTTTGCGGCTCTGGGCAAATCCCTTGCCGATCTGGAAGCCAAGCTCATGGATTTGATGGAGCAGTGGGAGGAGCTCAGCACCCAGATTGCTGGAATTGAAGCCTGA
- a CDS encoding copper homeostasis protein CutC, translating to MFAEVMVENATEVRTAQHLGVHSLLLTRHVLKGGLSPDLKTLAEAQEAARIPLVVQVKPDYQDGFYENERKNKFISHLKAYRQAGISHIAVSVKEEQSVDVFFLEEILSFGFEITFQDFNGIKQPLKMLKMLGMYPRIKRVVTRGDAEHSWAGRDAIKELAYQNPTRIEVCAEFSGFSLNHLPDLIRHSGVQGIQFGAQARDDSGRLDLVFLEQAMDILMHKSLK from the coding sequence ATGTTCGCTGAGGTGATGGTTGAAAATGCCACCGAAGTCCGCACCGCCCAGCATCTCGGGGTTCACAGCTTGCTGCTGACCCGCCATGTTCTGAAAGGGGGCCTGAGTCCTGACCTCAAAACCCTTGCAGAGGCCCAGGAAGCAGCACGGATTCCACTGGTGGTGCAGGTCAAGCCAGATTATCAAGATGGTTTTTATGAAAATGAACGCAAAAACAAATTCATCAGCCATTTGAAAGCCTACCGTCAGGCAGGCATTTCTCACATTGCAGTGAGCGTCAAAGAAGAACAGTCCGTCGATGTGTTTTTTCTGGAAGAAATCCTGTCTTTCGGTTTTGAAATCACTTTTCAGGATTTCAATGGCATCAAGCAACCCCTGAAAATGCTGAAAATGCTGGGCATGTACCCCAGAATCAAGCGGGTGGTCACCCGTGGCGATGCCGAACACAGTTGGGCGGGTCGGGATGCCATCAAAGAGCTTGCCTACCAGAACCCCACCCGGATTGAGGTGTGTGCAGAATTTTCTGGTTTTTCCCTGAACCATTTGCCAGACCTCATCCGGCACTCTGGGGTTCAAGGCATTCAGTTCGGGGCGCAGGCCAGAGATGACTCTGGACGTCTGGATCTGGTGTTTCTGGAGCAGGCCATGGACATCTTGATGCATAAATCTTTAAAGTGA
- a CDS encoding copper homeostasis protein CutC: MIAEVIVENATEVRTAQNAGANRILLARHIMQGGVSPDLKTIAESLEATRVPLYVLVRPDLKDFAYGPDRKPRIYKILDAYRQAGVQNIAFGATEGTMINWFLLEEAITYGFNIAFNAAFDHTQDLAINYMLLSMYPRVERVTTRGQAISIIDGQAEVQKLVNLNKPKLKIMVEANGFTYETIQPFLKETGIQEVQFGRTVRDEQGKLNPITLSQYVSLMNNKPIHKQKRGLFDAETETSRYRR; the protein is encoded by the coding sequence ATGATCGCCGAGGTCATTGTAGAAAATGCCACTGAAGTTCGAACGGCGCAGAACGCTGGAGCCAACCGCATCCTTCTGGCGCGCCACATCATGCAAGGTGGCGTCAGTCCTGACCTGAAGACCATTGCTGAATCTCTGGAGGCAACACGGGTGCCCCTGTACGTGCTGGTGCGCCCTGATTTGAAGGACTTTGCCTACGGCCCGGACCGCAAGCCTCGCATCTACAAAATTCTGGACGCCTACCGTCAGGCAGGGGTGCAGAACATCGCTTTTGGTGCCACGGAAGGCACCATGATCAACTGGTTTCTGCTGGAAGAGGCGATCACTTACGGCTTCAACATTGCCTTCAACGCAGCTTTTGACCACACCCAGGATCTGGCCATCAATTACATGCTGCTCAGCATGTATCCCAGAGTGGAACGGGTCACCACCAGAGGGCAGGCCATCAGCATCATTGATGGCCAGGCTGAAGTGCAAAAACTGGTGAACCTCAACAAACCCAAGCTCAAAATCATGGTGGAAGCCAACGGCTTCACTTATGAAACCATCCAACCTTTCTTGAAAGAAACCGGCATTCAGGAAGTGCAGTTTGGCCGCACTGTCAGGGACGAACAGGGGAAACTGAATCCCATCACCCTTTCGCAGTATGTGTCCCTGATGAACAACAAACCCATCCACAAACAAAAGCGCGGCCTGTTTGATGCGGAGACCGAAACCTCACGATACCGCCGTTGA
- a CDS encoding NADH-quinone oxidoreductase subunit N yields the protein MPLQLPDINFVVMLPIVLVLLTAVLATILGFNTTRRNIAMMGITGQVAAFGSLFFLWDQNQSTFAGALQFSNTSLIFAGIILIGSILSQLTSLDHTARSNLNFPEFDIMLLYGVTGTLLIAFSGDLIVMLIGLEVMSLSTYVLATLQESKRSEEAGMKYFLLGSVASAILIYGIALVFGATGTFGYAGIRQAIAADAFQNDILLLTGAFLLLAGFSFKVGMAPFHQWTPDVYAGSPTIVTQFMSIVIKTAAFAGMIAVFLQALPQADWTLPAQIILGLTMIGGNMAALRQAEIKRALAYSAIAHSGYLGLALLANPEQGIPALMYHLLGYTFANAGAFAVIAMLQKDDRGMLIPKMRGLYYRKPLHAISLAIFLLSLAGIPPFAGFVAKLVLFGAAFQSGYIAMTVIAIVTSMIAFVYYLRPAVLMFMPAEEAQPLEDRPYPNSTLTVLASVAATVVLGVLPNWVLTLFDNPLIQQAMK from the coding sequence ATGCCACTGCAACTGCCTGACATCAATTTTGTGGTGATGCTTCCCATCGTGCTGGTGCTGCTCACTGCAGTGCTGGCCACCATTCTGGGCTTCAACACCACCCGCAGGAACATCGCCATGATGGGCATCACCGGACAGGTGGCCGCCTTTGGCAGCCTGTTCTTCCTGTGGGACCAGAACCAGAGCACTTTTGCAGGTGCTTTGCAGTTTTCCAACACCAGCCTGATTTTTGCAGGGATCATCCTGATCGGCTCGATTCTGAGCCAGCTCACCAGTCTGGACCACACCGCCCGCAGCAACCTGAACTTCCCAGAGTTTGACATCATGCTGCTGTATGGCGTGACGGGCACCCTGTTGATCGCTTTCTCTGGCGACCTGATCGTGATGCTGATCGGTCTGGAAGTGATGTCCCTGTCCACTTACGTGCTGGCCACCCTCCAGGAATCCAAACGCAGCGAAGAAGCCGGCATGAAGTACTTCCTGCTGGGATCTGTTGCCAGTGCCATCCTGATTTACGGGATCGCTCTGGTGTTCGGAGCCACCGGAACCTTTGGCTATGCTGGCATCCGTCAGGCCATTGCTGCCGACGCTTTCCAGAACGACATCTTGCTTCTGACCGGAGCTTTCCTGCTTCTGGCTGGTTTCAGCTTCAAAGTGGGCATGGCCCCCTTCCACCAGTGGACCCCTGATGTTTACGCTGGAAGCCCCACCATCGTGACCCAGTTCATGAGCATCGTGATCAAAACCGCTGCTTTTGCCGGAATGATTGCAGTGTTCCTGCAAGCCCTGCCTCAGGCAGATTGGACACTGCCTGCCCAGATCATTCTGGGACTGACCATGATCGGGGGCAACATGGCCGCCCTCCGTCAGGCTGAAATCAAACGGGCTCTGGCGTACTCTGCCATTGCACACTCAGGCTACTTGGGTCTGGCTTTGCTGGCCAACCCTGAGCAGGGCATTCCTGCCCTGATGTATCACTTGCTGGGCTACACCTTTGCCAACGCAGGTGCATTTGCTGTGATTGCCATGCTGCAAAAAGACGACCGTGGTATGTTGATCCCCAAAATGCGCGGTCTCTATTACCGCAAACCCCTGCACGCCATCTCTCTGGCCATTTTCCTGCTGTCTCTGGCAGGCATTCCACCCTTTGCAGGGTTTGTGGCCAAACTGGTGCTGTTCGGAGCTGCGTTCCAGAGCGGTTACATCGCCATGACCGTGATTGCCATTGTGACCAGCATGATTGCTTTCGTGTACTACTTGCGTCCAGCCGTCCTCATGTTCATGCCTGCTGAAGAAGCTCAGCCTCTGGAAGACCGACCTTACCCCAACAGCACCCTGACGGTGCTGGCCAGTGTGGCTGCCACTGTGGTGCTCGGGGTGCTGCCCAACTGGGTGCTCACCCTCTTTGACAATCCACTGATTCAGCAAGCCATGAAGTGA
- a CDS encoding complex I subunit 4 family protein yields MIHLLMYLPALAALLLIFTPGATKKYIAIAGSLLAFVVNLLLWQQGGAEVTTTPWVPALGITYSIGLDGVSLLLTLVTSFMSLLCVLYAAFQVERPGPMLANVLLMQSGLLGIFTSRDLILFYIFFEATLIPALVMLAIYGGPKRVQALTKFAVYTIVGSLFMLLSMIGVKYYSGSATFALADLIAKPLDPKVQTWLLLGFVAAFSVKLPMFPLHGWLPEFHEENHNSGVPDVMGTLYKVGGYGVFRFALPLFPDASEELKFILMALAAFTTLYAAWIAFQQTNWKRVLAYAGLSHMGLVALGVFSLNDIATTGALYLLAFQGIYTGALFLAVGMIHQRTGSVSTHFGGVMDDAPVLSGLTMVLWFAAIAVPGLAGFIGEFSIMLGAYQVSPWLAFIAGLSVIAAGAYALTAYQKTYWETKPQGTAVLKDITRVEGVILLSTVGVSLIYGIYSSPAIALIRPAVDQLLQGLGG; encoded by the coding sequence ATGATTCACCTGTTGATGTACCTGCCCGCTCTGGCTGCCCTGCTGCTGATCTTCACACCCGGAGCCACCAAAAAATACATTGCCATTGCAGGTTCCCTGCTGGCTTTCGTGGTGAACCTCCTGCTCTGGCAACAGGGTGGGGCAGAGGTGACCACCACCCCATGGGTGCCTGCTCTGGGCATCACCTACAGCATTGGTCTGGATGGGGTGAGCCTGCTCTTGACGCTGGTCACCTCGTTCATGAGCCTGCTCTGCGTGCTTTACGCTGCCTTCCAAGTGGAGCGTCCCGGTCCCATGCTGGCCAACGTCCTCCTGATGCAATCGGGTTTGCTGGGCATTTTCACCTCCAGAGACCTGATCCTCTTCTACATCTTCTTTGAAGCCACCCTGATTCCCGCTCTGGTGATGCTGGCCATTTACGGTGGCCCCAAACGGGTTCAGGCCCTCACCAAGTTTGCGGTGTACACCATCGTGGGCTCCCTGTTCATGCTGCTCAGCATGATCGGCGTGAAGTACTACTCTGGTTCTGCAACCTTCGCTCTGGCCGACCTGATTGCCAAGCCGCTGGATCCCAAAGTGCAAACCTGGCTCTTGCTGGGCTTTGTGGCTGCCTTCAGCGTGAAACTGCCCATGTTCCCCCTGCACGGATGGCTCCCCGAGTTCCACGAAGAAAACCACAACTCGGGTGTGCCCGACGTGATGGGCACCCTTTACAAAGTGGGTGGATATGGGGTGTTCCGTTTTGCCCTGCCCCTCTTTCCAGATGCCAGTGAAGAACTGAAATTCATCCTGATGGCTCTGGCCGCTTTCACCACCCTGTACGCAGCATGGATTGCCTTCCAGCAAACCAATTGGAAACGGGTGCTGGCCTACGCAGGCCTCAGCCACATGGGATTGGTGGCCCTCGGGGTGTTCAGCCTGAACGACATTGCCACCACCGGAGCCCTGTACCTGCTGGCCTTTCAGGGCATCTACACCGGAGCCCTGTTCCTGGCTGTGGGCATGATTCACCAGAGAACCGGCAGTGTCAGCACCCACTTCGGTGGTGTGATGGACGATGCCCCTGTGCTCTCTGGTTTGACCATGGTGCTCTGGTTCGCTGCGATTGCCGTGCCCGGTCTGGCTGGATTCATCGGTGAATTCAGCATCATGCTTGGGGCGTATCAGGTGAGCCCCTGGCTGGCGTTCATTGCAGGTTTGAGCGTGATTGCTGCAGGTGCCTACGCCCTGACGGCTTACCAGAAAACCTACTGGGAAACCAAACCACAGGGCACTGCAGTGCTGAAAGACATCACCCGCGTGGAAGGGGTCATTCTGCTCAGCACCGTCGGGGTCAGCCTGATCTACGGAATTTACAGTTCTCCAGCCATTGCCCTGATCCGTCCGGCAGTGGACCAACTGCTTCAGGGACTGGGAGGTTAA
- the nuoL gene encoding NADH-quinone oxidoreductase subunit L yields the protein MPLYLMPLIPFLGFLILITFGGRVFKGASGGWIGSLAVLGAFVVAVSHFMGLKDPIHEQYFTWLPYLDNGKDLKVGFYLDQVSSIMTLVITGIGFLIHVFSIGYMQDDPKYTRFFAFLNFFVALMLILVLADSYPLMFVGWEGVGTASFLLIGFWYNKREYANAARKAFIMNRIGDLGFMLGMFLLYKNFGTLVIPDLAEKVEALTVVMPALELVGLFLLLGAAGKSGQLPLTTWLPDAMAGPTPVSALIHAATMVTAGVYLIARSYFLYEKAPMAHEWVAWVGALTALYGALSALNQYDIKKILAYSTVSQIGYMILAVGVGAYWAGMFHLVTHAFFKALLFLTAGSVIHGCHHEQDVRQMGGLAKKMPITHAVGFIGWLSIAGIPIFSGFFSKDAILTSAYEHNIYMYAIGLFVALLTAFYMTRWYVLVFRGEYRGHAHPHESGPIMTVPLMALAALSTVGGFMGLPHILGTNQLSHFLEKVLPVEEAKISASLEWTLIGVAVATSILGIIVAVTLYRQRRIEKLGSLEEVSHQALYLNTLYDTLIGAPSRALAKGLDTMDRGVEGGLETTAKVSTEPGGWLTYLQNGYVRAYASLMLLGTAALLLYLALRVLGGMQ from the coding sequence ATGCCACTTTATCTGATGCCCCTGATTCCCTTCCTGGGATTTTTGATCCTGATCACCTTCGGTGGTCGGGTGTTCAAAGGTGCCTCTGGAGGCTGGATTGGCTCACTGGCCGTGCTGGGTGCTTTTGTGGTTGCGGTCAGCCACTTCATGGGTCTCAAAGACCCCATCCACGAGCAGTACTTCACATGGTTGCCCTATCTGGACAACGGCAAAGACCTCAAAGTGGGTTTTTATCTGGATCAAGTGTCCAGCATCATGACCCTGGTGATCACCGGGATTGGTTTCCTGATTCACGTGTTCTCCATCGGGTACATGCAGGACGATCCCAAGTACACCCGGTTCTTCGCTTTCCTGAACTTCTTTGTGGCCCTGATGCTGATTCTGGTGCTCGCAGACTCCTACCCCCTGATGTTCGTGGGCTGGGAAGGTGTGGGTACGGCATCGTTCCTTTTGATCGGCTTTTGGTACAACAAGCGTGAATACGCCAATGCTGCCCGCAAAGCCTTCATCATGAACCGCATTGGTGACTTGGGATTCATGTTGGGCATGTTCTTGCTGTACAAGAACTTCGGAACCCTCGTGATTCCCGATCTGGCCGAAAAAGTGGAAGCCCTGACCGTGGTGATGCCCGCTCTGGAACTGGTGGGTCTGTTCCTGCTGCTGGGTGCTGCCGGAAAAAGCGGTCAGTTGCCCCTCACCACCTGGCTTCCAGACGCCATGGCAGGTCCGACCCCCGTGTCTGCCCTGATCCACGCAGCCACCATGGTGACCGCCGGGGTCTACCTGATTGCCCGCAGTTACTTCCTCTATGAAAAAGCCCCCATGGCCCACGAATGGGTGGCATGGGTCGGTGCCCTGACTGCGCTGTATGGTGCCCTGTCTGCCCTGAACCAGTACGACATCAAAAAGATTCTGGCGTACTCCACCGTTTCCCAGATCGGTTACATGATTCTGGCCGTCGGGGTGGGTGCTTACTGGGCCGGGATGTTCCACCTGGTCACCCACGCTTTCTTCAAAGCCCTCTTGTTCCTCACGGCAGGCAGCGTGATTCACGGCTGCCACCACGAACAGGACGTTCGCCAGATGGGTGGCCTTGCCAAGAAGATGCCCATCACCCATGCTGTGGGATTCATTGGTTGGCTCTCCATTGCCGGAATTCCGATTTTCTCGGGTTTCTTCTCCAAAGACGCCATCCTGACCAGCGCTTACGAACACAACATCTACATGTACGCCATCGGCCTGTTTGTGGCCCTGTTGACCGCTTTCTACATGACCCGCTGGTATGTGCTGGTGTTCCGCGGTGAATACCGTGGCCATGCTCACCCCCACGAGTCTGGCCCCATCATGACCGTGCCCCTGATGGCTCTGGCTGCCCTCTCCACCGTGGGTGGTTTCATGGGCCTGCCCCACATTCTGGGCACCAACCAACTGTCCCACTTCCTTGAAAAAGTGCTGCCCGTAGAAGAAGCCAAGATTTCGGCCAGTCTGGAATGGACCCTGATTGGTGTGGCTGTGGCCACCTCAATCCTCGGGATCATCGTCGCGGTGACCCTGTACCGCCAGAGGCGCATCGAGAAACTGGGCAGCTTGGAAGAGGTCAGCCATCAAGCCCTTTACCTGAACACCCTGTATGACACCCTGATCGGTGCACCCTCCAGAGCGCTTGCCAAAGGTCTGGACACCATGGACCGTGGCGTGGAAGGCGGTCTGGAAACCACCGCCAAAGTCTCCACCGAGCCCGGCGGATGGCTCACCTACCTGCAAAACGGCTATGTGCGTGCTTACGCCAGCCTGATGCTTTTGGGCACCGCTGCACTGCTGCTGTATCTGGCCCTGAGGGTTCTGGGAGGCATGCAATGA
- the nuoK gene encoding NADH-quinone oxidoreductase subunit NuoK, translating into MEGVTPYLMLSGILFSMGLIGALTRRTAILVFLSVELMLNAANLALVAFAQAWGDLVAQSAVFIVMTLAAAEVAIGLAIIVTIFRKRVSTNVDTLAELKG; encoded by the coding sequence ATGGAAGGCGTCACCCCTTACCTGATGCTCTCTGGAATCCTGTTCAGCATGGGCCTGATCGGTGCCCTGACCCGCAGAACCGCCATTCTGGTGTTCCTGAGTGTGGAATTGATGCTCAATGCAGCCAACCTTGCCTTGGTGGCTTTTGCCCAGGCGTGGGGAGATCTGGTTGCCCAATCTGCCGTGTTTATTGTCATGACACTTGCTGCCGCCGAAGTTGCGATTGGTCTGGCGATCATCGTGACCATTTTCCGTAAGCGGGTTTCTACCAACGTAGACACCCTGGCTGAACTCAAAGGGTGA
- a CDS encoding NADH-quinone oxidoreductase subunit J family protein: MTAIFILFALMAILGGLLTILAKNAVHAALGLVGCLISVAGLYVTLNAHFLAAVQVIVYAGAIMVLFLFVIMLLNAAKPVTEENPVPFVTEIAGVAACVVIFAMVVIMSSFKAPVLPKGAVEAMQGGGPGPIGEVLFTKFLLPFEAVSILLLVAVIGSVALVKRPEQQQENLPDGELVGTFENDRQEVKA; this comes from the coding sequence ATGACCGCCATCTTCATCCTTTTCGCCCTGATGGCCATTCTGGGGGGATTGCTCACCATTCTGGCCAAAAACGCAGTGCATGCTGCGCTCGGGTTGGTGGGCTGCTTGATCAGCGTGGCAGGTCTGTATGTCACCCTGAACGCCCACTTTCTGGCTGCAGTGCAGGTCATTGTGTATGCCGGGGCGATCATGGTGCTGTTCCTCTTCGTGATCATGCTCTTGAATGCCGCCAAACCGGTCACCGAAGAAAACCCGGTGCCCTTCGTGACGGAAATTGCAGGGGTGGCTGCCTGCGTGGTGATTTTCGCCATGGTCGTGATCATGAGCTCCTTCAAAGCCCCAGTGCTGCCCAAAGGTGCAGTGGAAGCCATGCAAGGCGGAGGTCCCGGTCCCATTGGCGAAGTGCTGTTCACCAAATTCCTGCTTCCCTTTGAAGCGGTGTCCATCCTGCTTCTGGTGGCTGTGATCGGATCGGTTGCTCTGGTCAAACGCCCCGAGCAGCAACAGGAAAACCTTCCCGATGGAGAACTGGTGGGCACTTTCGAAAACGACCGTCAGGAGGTGAAGGCCTGA
- the nuoI gene encoding NADH-quinone oxidoreductase subunit NuoI, with protein sequence MSVLEIAKGMGVTLSKLFQKPVTVSYPEQRVQLKPRFRGRHILTRHPNTGLEKCIGCSLCAAVCPAYAIYVEAGENDPANPVSPGERYAKVYEINMLRCIFCGLCEEACPTGAVVLGNEFEMADYRYRDFVYGKEDMLVGHVGSRPQRREAKRKNKPVRVGFEVKPREELEGVKYE encoded by the coding sequence ATGAGCGTTCTTGAAATTGCCAAGGGCATGGGTGTGACGCTGAGCAAACTGTTCCAGAAGCCCGTGACCGTGTCCTACCCCGAGCAACGGGTGCAGCTCAAGCCCCGTTTCCGTGGCAGGCACATCCTGACCCGCCACCCCAACACCGGGCTGGAGAAATGCATCGGATGCTCCCTGTGTGCAGCGGTGTGTCCTGCTTACGCCATCTATGTGGAGGCAGGCGAAAACGATCCGGCCAACCCCGTTTCACCCGGCGAGCGTTACGCCAAAGTCTACGAGATCAACATGCTGCGCTGCATTTTCTGTGGACTGTGCGAAGAAGCTTGCCCCACCGGTGCTGTGGTGCTCGGCAATGAATTTGAAATGGCCGATTACCGCTACCGTGACTTTGTTTACGGCAAAGAAGACATGCTGGTGGGCCATGTGGGTTCCCGTCCCCAACGCCGTGAAGCCAAACGCAAAAACAAACCCGTACGCGTCGGCTTTGAAGTGAAACCCAGAGAAGAACTGGAAGGAGTGAAGTACGAATGA
- the nuoH gene encoding NADH-quinone oxidoreductase subunit NuoH: MPQWLIEVLITLLKAVLVVLGLLTTFAYMTLIERRLLARMQIRLGPNRVGPMGLLQPVADAIKSIFKEDINVTMADKAVFILAPIVSVSAALMAFGAIPAGPPKSLFGTDPWVFDLDIGILFILSVTSIGVYGIFLAGWASGSKYPLLGGLRSSAQMISYELGMGLSLLGLLMIVGSANLRDIVEWQYQNGAMALFQIFGFALFAIASTAEVNRTPFDLVEAEQELVAGYITEYSSIKWALFQMAEYIAMITASAVMSTLFFGGYRGPAFLDAVIPGISEWPLVWLIFKIAIFLFIFIWIRATLPRYRYDQLMRFGWKVMFPLSLFNTMLVAFYLAYFPKASLWPLALIEAVLLFAALAYSTRYNPQTLRKPEIQGGD; encoded by the coding sequence ATGCCTCAGTGGCTGATTGAAGTGCTGATTACCCTGCTGAAAGCCGTGCTGGTGGTGCTCGGGCTTTTGACCACCTTCGCCTACATGACCCTGATCGAGCGCCGTTTGCTGGCCCGCATGCAGATCCGCCTCGGTCCCAACCGGGTCGGTCCCATGGGGCTGTTGCAGCCCGTTGCTGACGCCATCAAGTCCATCTTCAAAGAGGACATCAACGTCACCATGGCCGACAAAGCCGTGTTCATTCTGGCCCCCATCGTTTCGGTGAGTGCTGCCCTGATGGCCTTCGGAGCCATTCCAGCAGGCCCACCCAAATCCCTGTTTGGTACCGATCCCTGGGTTTTTGATCTGGACATCGGCATCCTGTTCATTCTTTCGGTGACCTCCATTGGGGTGTACGGAATTTTCCTCGCAGGATGGGCCTCTGGTTCCAAATACCCCTTGCTGGGTGGTTTGCGTTCCAGTGCCCAGATGATCTCCTACGAACTCGGGATGGGCCTGTCTTTGCTGGGTCTCCTGATGATCGTGGGCAGTGCCAACCTGCGTGACATCGTGGAATGGCAATACCAGAATGGTGCGATGGCCCTGTTCCAGATCTTCGGATTTGCCCTGTTTGCGATTGCCTCTACAGCAGAGGTGAATCGCACCCCCTTTGATCTTGTGGAAGCCGAACAGGAACTGGTGGCCGGTTACATCACCGAATACTCCTCCATCAAGTGGGCCCTGTTCCAGATGGCCGAGTACATCGCCATGATCACCGCCAGTGCTGTGATGTCCACCCTGTTCTTTGGTGGATACCGTGGTCCAGCCTTCCTCGATGCAGTGATTCCCGGCATCAGCGAGTGGCCTCTGGTGTGGCTGATTTTCAAGATCGCGATTTTCCTGTTCATCTTCATCTGGATTCGCGCCACCCTGCCCCGTTACCGTTACGACCAGCTCATGCGTTTTGGCTGGAAAGTGATGTTCCCGCTTTCCCTGTTCAACACCATGCTGGTGGCCTTCTATCTGGCTTACTTCCCCAAAGCCAGCCTGTGGCCCCTTGCCCTCATCGAGGCTGTTCTGCTGTTCGCTGCTCTGGCGTACAGCACCCGATACAATCCGCAAACCTTGCGAAAACCAGAGATTCAGGGAGGTGACTGA